Part of the Mycolicibacterium mageritense genome is shown below.
TGCAGGCCGGTTCGAGCATCATGCCGGGCAAGGTCAACCCCGTCATCCCCGAAATGGTCAACCAGGTCGCGTTCGAGGTGATCGGCAACGACCTCACCGTCACCATGGCAGCCGAGGCGGGCCAGTTGCAGCTCAACGCCTTTGAGCCGATCATCGCGAGGGCGTTGCTGTCCTCACTCACCCACCTCACCGCCGCGGTGAACGTCTTGGGCAGGCGCTGCGTCGAAGGCATCACCGCGAACGCCGAGCGCATGCACAACGCCGTGCTGCAATCGGCGAGCATCGCCACCGCACTCAACCCGGTGCTCGGCTACGAGGCCGCGACCGCACTGGTCGCCGAGGCCATCGCCACGGGCGCCTCCATCCCTGAGCTGGTGCGGCGCTCGGCCCTGGTCGACGAGGCGGTCCTGGCGCGCATGCTGAGCCCGGAAAACCTCTGCCGGCCAAACGATTTCCCGGCCTGAGTCAATCGGCACGCGTCGTGAAGATGCCCCGCGCGGCATCGGCGACCGCCCGCGCGCGTGCGGTGCTGCGCACCGACTGCAGCCGCGCCAGCACGATCGGTAGGCCCGGCAGGTCGTCACGGATCGGGACCACGCTCACCTCACCGCCGTCGTACGTGCCCCGATGGGCCGGAATCTGGTTGAGGATCGAGAACCCGTGCCCGCGCGCGACCAATCCGCGGACCGCCTCGTAACTGGCCGAACGATACCGAATCGTTGGTGTCACACCGGCTTTCGCGAGGATCGACTCGAAGTAGTCGCGGCTGTCTGGCAGGTCGAGCAACACCATCGGCTCGTCGGACAATTCGGTCAACCGGATGGATTTCCGGGTGGCCAGCCGATGTTCGGGCGGCAGCGCCACATACGGCGCCGCGACCCCGAGCGGCTCGGCGTCGATGCCCGCGCCGAGCCCCAGGTCATAGGTCAGGGCCAGCTCCGCTGTGCCGTTGCGCAGCACCGTACGGATCGCGTCGGCCGAAGTCTCGATGACCTCGACCTCGAGGTCGGGGTGGCGCGCCGCGAGATCGGACAGCAGCCGCGGCAGCACAAAGGGCGTCAGCGTGACGAAGCATGCCAACCGCACCGTGCCGTGCACCTGATCGACGCTGCCGCTGGCGCTGTCGAGCACTTCGTCGAGGTGTGCGAGCAGGGCCCGGGTATCGCGCAGCATGTCCTCACCCGCAGCGGTGAGCGCAAGGCCGCGGGCCCGGTGCCGGATGAACAGCTGCGTGCCGATCTGCTGTTCGAGCTGGCTGATGGCGGCCGAGACCGCCGACTGTGCGATGTGCAACTCGTCGGCGGCCTTGGTCATGGACAGATAGGTCGCGGCCTTCACGAAGTACCGCAGCTGCGTGAGCGTGACGTCGGGACGTCGGCGCATGCTGGCACTCCGTTCTGGCTTCGGAGCTACCAGCATTACAGCTGCGCAGCTTCCTTACCAGGAAGGGTGCCTTCCAACGGGGCGCTCACCGGGCGTTCGGCCCGCACCGGCCGGGCGCGTAGGTAGCCGACCGCGCCGAGCAGGCCAAGCACCACCAGCGTGCCCAACGTGAAGACCTCGAAGGTCAGCTGGCTGACGCCCCAGGTGTCGACGAAGTCGTAGTCGAGCCCGAACAGGCGCTCCAGGGTGCCGGGGAACACCGCGACCCATGAGCCCAGCGCGACCCACGCGAAGCACAGCGCGCCGAGGGCCCGGAAGCCGGCGTTGCCCGTCGGCACCCGGAACGGCCGCGGCACATCGGGAAAGCGTGTGCGCAACCGCACGGCCGCGGGGATCGCGATGACGTAGCTGAGCAGGAACGTGGAGATCGAGATGCTCAGCACCACACCGAAGATCGCCGCGGACGACCCGGTGACCTGCATGGCGACCAGGCAGAACACGGTCGCCACCACACCGGAGAGCAGGTTGACGCGAACGGGCGTGCCCAGTTGCGGGTGAAAGCGGCCGAAGAAGCCGCCGAAGAACGCGCCGTCGGCCGCGGCCATGGCCTGCATGCGGTCGCTGATGATCATCCAGGCCGAGCCCTGCGTCATGAGCACGATCGCGAAGATGATGCCCGTGACGGTCAGCATCGCCGGAGCGGCCGAGCCGTACACACTGAACACGGTCGACACGGCCTCCATGAGCCCGCCGATACCGGTGATCTGGTCCGCGGGCAGCACGATGAGGATCGCGAAGATCGGCAGCAGGTAGGCTGCGGCGGCGATACCGGCCGACCGCGCGATCGCGAACGGCACGTCACGGGCCGGGTTCTTCATCTCACCCGCGGCACTGTTGCCCGATTCGAACCCGAGGTAGGAGAAGAGCAGCAGCGGGGTCACACCGAGCAGGCCGCCCATGGTCGGCGCGAAGTCGCTGGCGGACAGTCCGGCGACACCGTTGCGGACCGCGTAGATCACCGTGGTCACGAGAAACATGAGCAGGAATGCGATCTTGAGGATCGCGCCGATGTTCGGGATCCATTTGCCGTGGCGCAGGCTGATTATGGCGGCCAGCACAGTCAGCCAGATGAAGACGAGCTTGAACCCGTAGTCGGCGGCCGACCCGTGCTCGAAGTGCATGACGTAGGTGCTCCACGCCTCCGAGGCGATGAAGGCCATCGATCCGCCGACCCACACCGGTTGCGTGACCCAGGTCAGCAGCGACGCGATGGCCGCGGCGGGGCGACCGAAAGCCTTGCGGCACCATACGTATACGCCGCCCTCGCCGGTGAACGCCGCGCCGGTCTCGGCGAAGATCAGGCCGTACGGCACCAGGAAGAACACCGCGAGCACGAGCGCCCACGTGAAGGTCTCGGCACCGAATCCCGAGACCTGTCCCAGCGCCTCGATCGAGACCACGGCCGCGACGATGAGGAACACGATGTCGAGCCGGCCCAACGTCTTCTTGAGGTGCTTGACCTCGCGATCAGCCTGCGCAGTCTGTGATTCCACTTGTGGTTCCACGGTGGACCCTCTGTTCTGGAGCGTGAATGTGATGGCCCCCACAGTGACCCCTCGGGCCTGCAGCTGTAAAACATTGTTTTCTGTCAATTCGCATCGGAAATTCCGATGCCGTGCGGGCTGGAGCTCGACGCAGTCCTTTCAGCGGCGCTGTAGCGACTGTGCAGCTTGTCGTGCCGAAAGTGCCGATCCGTCTAGCCAAGCTGCACGGTCGTCACAGCGCTTGGAAAAGGACCCCTGCGTCACGAACGGCGTGAGCCCGGACGCTCGTGGCGTCCGGGCTCTGGCCGTCGGGTCTTACTTGGCGTGGTTGTTCTGGTGGTGGTGATGCACCGAGGTGCCGGGCTGCGGGAAGTTGTGCTGGTTCGGGAAGGCCGGGTGGCTGACCGAGGGGCCCGCGTTGGTCTGCGAGGCCTCGGCGTGGGCCGTGGTGGCCCCGAGGAATATGACGGCGGGGGCGGCGGCGAGGGCGAAACCGGCGGCGATGCGGCGGGTGATGGTCATGTCGACTCCTTTGTCGGGTAAGGCTTTTGGAGGTTTCTTCCGGTGTGTTCCGGCGTTGATATAAGAATGCCGCCCACCGCCCCCGCCAACCATCGGCTGACCGGCCCATCCACCGGACCAAACCCGTGTCCCCCGATCGGGGGAACCGTGGCCACCTACATCGCCAAAACAGATGCAAAACCGCTGAAACCACTAGTTGACCGAGGTTTTGGGGCGCACGACGATAGCTGTTAGCCCAGGCGTGAGCCACGTCACGAACTTTAGGAATGACTCGATGCGAGACCCCCGGTACGACATCCTCTTCGAACCCGTACAGATCGGCCCGGTCACCGCGCGCAACCGCTTCTACCAGGTGCCGCACTGCAATGGCATGGGATACCGCGACCCGTCGGGTGAGGCCTACATGCGCCGGATCAAGGCCGAGGGCGGGTGGGCCGTGGTGTGCACCGAGCAGGTCGAGATCCACCCCACCTCGGACATCGGGCCGTTCATCGAACTGCGGCTGTGGGACGACCAGGATCTGCCCGCCGTGGCCCGCATCGCGGAGAAGATCCACGAGGGCGGCGCCCTGGCCGGCATCGAACTGGCCCACAACGGCTTGAACTCGCCGAACCTGATCAGCCGGGAGGCCCCGCTGGGCCCGCAGAACCTGCCGGTCGTGTCGTGGAACTACGACCCGGTGCAGGCCCGCGAGATGACCAAGGCCGACATCGCCGACATGCGCTTCTGGCACCGCGAGGCCGTCCGCCGGTCCCTGCAGGCCGAATACGACATCATTTACGTCTACGCGGGGCACGCCATCGGCGGTCTGCACCACTTCCTGTCGCGGCGCTACAACAACCGCACCGACGAATACGGCGGCAGCATCGAGAACCGGGCGAGGCTGCTGCGCGAGATTCTCGAGGACACCCGCGAGATGTGTGCCGGCAAGGCCGCGGTGGCGTGCCGCATCTCGGTCGACGAGCTGCTCGGCGACGACGGCATCACGCGGGCCGAGATCGAGGACGTCATCGGCATGCTCGGCGAGCACCCCGACCTGTGGGACTTCGTGCTGGGCAGCTGGGAGGACGATTCGGTCACGTCCAGGTTCGGCCCCGAGGCCGAACAGGAGCCCTACGTGCGCGGGCTCAAGGCACTCACCACCAAACCTGTTGTGGGCGTTGGTCGTTTCACCTCGCCCGACACGATGGTGCACCAGGTCAAGACCGGTGTGCTCGACCTCATCGGCGCAGCCCGGCCGTCTATCGCCGACCCCTTCCTGCCCAGCAAGATCGAGAGCGGCCACCTCGAGGACATCCGGGAATGCATCGGGTGCAACATCTGCGTGTCAGGTGATTTCACCATGTCTCCCATCCGCTGCACCCAGAACCCGACCATGGGTGAGGAGTTCCGCCGCGGCTGGCATCCCGAGAAGATCCGCGCCAAGGCCAGCGACTCCTCGGTGCTGGTCGTCGGCGCCGGACCGGCCGGGCTGGAAGCGGCCCGCTCACTGGGCAACCGGGGCTACACCGTGAGCCTCGCGGAGGCCACGCGCACGCTGGGCGGCCGTGTTGCGCGCGAGTCGAAACTGCCGAGCCTCTCGGCGTGGATCCGCGTCGTGGACTACCGCGAGCAGCAGCTGGCCAAGCTCGACAACGTCGAGGTCTTCATGCAGAGCGAGATGACTGCCGATGACATCATCGAGAACGACTTCAACCACGTCGTGATCGCCACCGGCGCAGGCTGGCGCACCGACGGCGTCGGCCGCTGGCACACCAAGCCTCTCGAAATCGCCGAGGGCGCAGACATTCTGAGCCCCGATGACATCATGGCGGGCACGCGCCCGCGCGGTCAGCGCGTCGTGGTGTTCGACGACGACCACTACTACATGGGTGGTGTGATCGCCGAGCTGCTCGCCAAAGAGGGCATGGACGTCACCCTGATCACGCCCGCCGCGCACGTGTCGCAATGGACCACCAACACCTTGGAGGTCGCCCGGATCCGCAAGCGCGTGATCCGGGCCGGCATCGATGTGCGGACCAACACCGCGGTCACCGCCGTCACTGCCGACGGCGTGCGGACCGCATGCGTCTACACCGGTGACGAGGGCACCATGAACGCGGATTCGGTCGTCATGGTGACCGCGCGGCTCCCCCACGACGGCCTCTACCAAGAGCTGCTGAGCCGCGAAAGCGAATGGGCCGACGCGGACCTGCTGAGCGTGCGGGCCATCGGCGACGTGTGGGCGCCCGCCACCATCGCCGCCGCCGTGTGGTCGGGTCACCGCTACGCCGAAGAGCTCGACGAACCGCAGACGCTGGGCCCGGTGCCGTATCTGCGTGAAACCGCAGAACTCGCACCTGAAAATCCGGGCACCTGTGCCTTCTTACCCATCACGCCGGTCCAGCCGGCCACCGTCTGAGGAGAATCCATGCCTGCACTCATCCCCGCCGGCCCCGACGCCGTCGCGGCCATGACCCCCAGCAGCTACGTCACCGCCGAGACCCTGCGCGAGGGTGACCCGGCAGAGACCGAGGCCGTGCACCTCGCCAGCGCCGACGAGAAGTTCACGGTCGGATCGTGGCGCGCCGAACCCTACGCCGAGTTCATCGAGAGCTACCCGGGCGACGAGTACACCCGGGTGCTGCAAGGATCGATAACCCTGACCGGCGACGACGGCGTCGCCCACACCTTCGGCCCCGGCGACTCGTTCACCCTGACAAAGGGCTGGCGCGGCGAGTACCGCGTCACCGAGCCGCTGGTCAAGCAGTTCGCGATCTACGTCCCCTGAGAGGCAGGCACATGACCACGCTCGACGACTGGACCCGGCTGGCCGGCGAAATCACGCCGCGCACCGAGGTTTTCATCGACGGCAAGTATCGGGCCGCGTTGTCCGGCGCGACGTTCGACTCGGTGAACCCCGCCACGGGTGAGCTGATCGCGCCGGTGGCGTCGGCCGATGCCGACGACGTCGACGCGGCAGTGGCGTCGGCACGCACCGCGTTCGAATCGGGCGCCTGGTCGAAGGCCTCGGCGTCGCACCGCAAGCGTGTGCTGCGCCAACTCTCGGAACTGATCCTGGCGCACAGCGAGGAGCTGGCGCTGCTGGACTCGATGGACATGGGCAAGCTCGTCGCCGAAGCACACACCGTCGACGTGCCCTCGGCCGCCGAGCTTTTCGCGTTCTACGGCGAGGCCATCGACAAGCAGTCGGGCGAGATCGCACCCACCGAGCCCGGCAATCTCGCGCTGGTGACCCGCGAGCCGCTCGGTGTCGTCGGCGCGGTGACGCCGTGGAACTTCCCGCTCGACCTCGCGGTGTGGAAGGTCGCTCCCGCGCTCGCGGCGGGCAACTCTGTCGTCCTCAAGCCCGCCGAGCAGGCGCCGCTGTCCTCGATCCGGCTCGCCGAGCTCGCCGTGGAAGCCGGACTGCCCGAGGGCGTGCTCAACGTGGTTCCAGGCCTCGGCCCGACGGCCGGTGAGGCGCTGGGACGCCACCCCGGAGTCGACGTCATCGCGTTCACCGGCTCGACCGAAACCGGCAAGCGGTTCCTGCGCTACGCCGCGGACTCCAACGCCAAGCAGGTCTGGTTGGAGTGCGGCGGCAAGAGCCCGAACCTGGTGTTCGCCGATGCGGACCTGGATGCCGCGGTGGACAAGGCAATCTTCGGGGCGTTCTACAACCAGGGCGCGGTGTGCTCGTCGAATTCCCGGCTGCTGCTGCACGAGTCGATCGCCGAAGAGTTCCTCGCCGAGCTGGTCAAGCGCACTGCCGACGTGCGGCCGGGCAATCCGCTGGATCCGGCGTCCACCCTGGGCGCCCTCGTCGACGAACAGCACACCGAGCGGGTCGTCGGGTTCATCGAGCGGGCCCGTGCCGACGGCGAGGTCATCACCGGCGGGACACGTGAAACGGTCGACGGCCGCGGCTGTTTCGTGTCCCCCACGATCGTCGCGAACCTGCCCTCGACCGCCGAGCTGGTGACCGAAGAGGTTTTCGGGCCGGTGCTGGCCGTGCAGACGTTCGCCGACGAAGCACAGGCGATCGCGATGGCCAACGACACCGTCTACGGTCTGGCTGCCTCGGTGTGGACCCGTGACCTGTCCCGCGCGCACCGCGTCTCGGGGGCACTGCGCGCAGGCACGGTGTCGGTGAACACCGTCGACGCACTGAGCCCTCAGACCCCGTTCGGCGGATTCAAGCAGTCCGGATTCGGCCGCGATCTGTCCCTGCACGCGCTCGACAAATACACCGGCCTGAAAACCACCTGGATCGCACTCTGACGAATACCGTTGTGCACCAATCTGTTATGAGGCCAGAGAAACGAGGTGGAAACAATTCTCTAATGATCTGGTCATCATAAAAAGTGATGAATTACGTCGGAATAATGCGTTTTATATTTGGAACGACATCGCGAATACTGCGTGATGTCGGGATCCCACATTCCGGCACACCGCCGCAGGGCCCGCAAAGAGAGCAGCCGTCAGATGAACGATAAAGTTCCGGTGTCCGCCGCACCCGTAGAACAACGGACCATCGACCACGTCCCGGTCGACGAACGGCACGGCCGCGCCCGTGACCTCTTCACCGTCTGGTTCGGGTCCAACATCATGTTGCTGACCATCATCACCGGCGCACTCGCCACCACGGTGTTCGGCCTGCCGCTGTGGGCCGGCGCAGCCGCGATCATCCTCGGCAATGTCATCGGCGGTGTGGTGATGGCGTTGCACGCCGCCCAGGGCCCGCAGATGGGTGTGCCCCAGATGCTGCAGACCCGGGCCCAGTTCGGTTCGTACGGCAGCCTTCTCGTGGTGGTCCTGGTGGTCTTCATGTACCTGGGCTTCTTCGCGTCCAACGCGGTCCTCGGCGGTCAGGCGCTGGCCAAGGTGACCGGCCTGCCCACCAACTGGTCCATCATGATCATCGGGCTGATCAGCGTCGTCGCGACAATCGTGGGTTACCGGCTCATCCACCGCGTGACCGCGTTTCTGTCCGTGGTCGCCGGCGGGGCGCTGGTCGTGGCATTCGCCTGGATGATCGGGGTCAACGGTGTTCCCGCCGACACCTGGCACACCAGCGGGTTCAGCTGGGCCGGGTTCATGGCCACCCTGTCGGTCGCGGCCCTGTGGCAGATCGCCTATGCACCTTATGTTTCCGACTACACGCGGTATATGCCCAAGGACACCGGCCAGCGCGCCGCCTTCTGGGGCACCTATGCGGGCTGCGTGCTGGGCTCGGTGTTGCCGATGCTGCTCGGTGTGCTGGTGGGTGCCGCGTTGCCGACCGACGAGACCCTCGAAGGCCTGTCGACGCTCACGCGCGGGGTGAGCACGGGCGTGTTCGCGATCTTCGCGATCGGCATCACGGCCACCAATGCCATGAATTTGTACTGCGGTGCGCTGTCCACGATCACGGTGGGCCAGAACCTGTTTCCGCGGTGGCGTCCCGCCGCGGGCAGCCGCGCGGTGACGGCCATCGTGCTGTTTGTCATCGCGATCATCCCCGCGCTGGTCAGCGCGGAAGACTTCCTGGCCAACTACGCGAACTTCTTGGCCTTGCTGCTGTGTGTCCTGATCCCCTGGACCGCAGTCAATCTCGTCGACTACTACCTGCTGCGTCACGGCGTCTACGACATCGACTCACTGTTCGAGCGTGACGGTGGCCGGTACGGGAGGTTCAACTGGACCGCGATCGCGTGCTACTTCATCGGCATCCTGATCCAGATCCCCTTCCTGTCGACCACGCTGTTCACCGGATTCGCGGCCGCGGCGATGGGCGGCGTCGACATCTCGTGGATCGTCGGCCTGGCCGTCATCTGCCCGCTGTACTACGCGCTCATGCGCTCCAAGGTGGTCGCACCCGTGACGCAGCCCGCGGTGGCGTGAGCATGGCCGACTATCTGATCGTCGGTGGCGGCACCGCCGGATGCATTGTGGCATCGCGACTTTCCGAGGATCCGGACGTCACGGTCACGGTGCTCGAAGCAGGCCCCTCCGACAAGGACGAGCCCCGCGCCCGCGACATCCGCCGGTGGGCACAGATGCTGGAGAGCGAATACGACCTCGACTACCGCAGTGTGCCGCAGGAGCGCGGCAACTCCGGCATTCGCCAGGCCCGCATGCAGATCCTCGGGGGCTGTTCGACGGCCAACACCATGATCACGTGGCGGCCACTCGCGGCCGACCTCGACGAGTGGGCCGCGCTGGGCGTCACAGGCTGGGACGCCGCCGCGGTACACGACGCGTTCGACCGGATCCTCGCGCCGGTCGAGCCCGTCGCCGACAAGGACCGAAACCCGTACGTCGGCGACGTGGTGGACTCCGCCCGGCGGGCGCTGGATCTGCCTGCCCGGCGGGCCTGGAACTCCGACCCCGACTTCGCCGCCACGGGCGTCGGAGCCGGATTCTTCGAGATCGGCTACACCCCGCAGAGCCACCTGCGGTCCTCGACGTCGGTGCATTACCTGCACGACGCGATCGTCGAGCGCGACAATCTCGTAATCGAGCACGGACAGCACGCCGAGCGGCTCCTCGTCGAAGACGGTCGAGCCGTCGGCGTGATCACCCGCGACGATGCGGGTAACCGCCACGAGTTCCGGGCCGACCGGGAGGTCATCGTGTGCTGCGGGGCCATCGATTCGCCAAAGCTGCTGCAGCTGTCCGGGATCGGCCCGGCCGATGTGCTGGCCGCGGCGGGCGTTGTGCAGGTGGTCGACGCTCCTGGGGTGGGCGAGAACCTCATGGACCACGCCGAAGGTCTCATCGTCTGGGAAGCCGCCGCCGACGTGCCCGGCACGTGCGCGACCGGGTGGGATGCCGGGGCCGCGGTGCGCCTGTCGGAGGACAGCCCCGCTCGGCCCGAGGTGCTGATGCACTTCCCCGTCGAAGCCGTCGCCGACCACGCCATCGCGCGCGGTGTCGAGATGCCCGAGCGCATCGTGTCGATAGCGCCGAACGTCGCCAAGCCCAGCAGCCGTGGGCGGGTCTGGATCACGTCGTCCGATCCCGCCGAGCGTCCCTCGATCGACTACCGGTATTTCACCGATGCTGACGGGCATGACGAGGCGGTCCTGATCGCCGGGATCCGGCTGGCCCGCCGGATCGCCGAGGCCGAACCGATGGCCAAGTGGCTTGTCCGCGAGGTCTTCCCGGGGCCGGACGCGCAGTCCGACGACGAGCTGTCCGAGGCGCTGCGGGCCACCCACCAGACCGTCTACCACGTGTCCGGAACCTGTCGGATGGGTTCCGATGACGATCCGATGGCGGTGTGCGATTCACGGCTGAGGGTCCGCGGCGTGGACGGCCTGCGCGTGGTCGACGCGTCGGTGTTCCCCACCATCCCTTCGGTCAACCCGGTGGGCACCATCATGGCGGTCGCCGAGCACGCCAGCGCACTGGTGCTCGCCGACCGTCAGACCGTCACGGCCTGAAAGACACCATGATTGCCGACCGCATCTTCACCAACGCCGCCGTGTTCGACGCGGCCGGAGCCGACACCGTGACCGTCCACGGCAACTCGATCGTCGGCGTGGGCCGCGGCGTCGACCGTGACATGATCGGAAAGCACACGGAGATCACCGATCTGGGTGGTGCGAGTCTGCTGCCCGGATTCGTCGACGCGCATGCGCATCCGGTCGCCGCGGGCATGTCGGCGCTGCGGTGCGACCTGTCCGGCCTGGCCCACGACCGCCAGAGCTATCTCGCCGCGATCGCCGAGTACGCCGCCGCCAATCCCGACGAGGCCGTGATCGCCGGGGCGGGCTGGTACGGCGACGCGTTCCCGGGCGGCTTTCCGACCCGCCAGGACATCGACTCCGTCGCCGCCGACCGGCCCGTGATCCTGACGAGCCACGACTACCACGGCGCCTGGGTCAACACGCGCGCCCTCGAGCTGGCCGGGATCACGTCGGACACCGCCGATCCCGCGGGCGGCCGGATCATCCGCGATCACGACGGCGAACCCACCGGGGTTTTGCTGGATCGCGGTGGCGACGCCGTCAACGCCCTCATCCCCGAAGTGACGCCGGAGTTCATGCGGCGCGCCCTGCTTGAAGCACAGCGACGGCTGCACTCCGTCGGTGTGACCGGTTGGCAGGACGCCGCGGTCGGTGCCGAATTCTTCGGGCTCAAGGACAATTTCGCGACCTACGTCGACGCCGACGAGGCCGGCGAACTGACCGCACGGGTGGTCGGCGCCCTGTGGTGGGAGGCCGAGCGCGGCGCCGAGCAACTCGGCGAGCTGTGCGCGCGCCGTGATCGCACCGGCCATTCCCGGTTCACCGCAACCATGGTCAAGGTCATGCAGGACGGCATCTGTGAGAACTGCACGGCCGCGATGCTTGCGCCGTATCGGGCCGTCGCAGGCCACGACACGGGCGAGTCGTTCATCGACCCCGAGGATCTGCACAAGGTCACGGCCCTGCTCGCGGGCGAGCGGTTCGGCGTCCACATGCACGCCGTCGGTGACCGTGCGGTCCGCGAATGCCTCGACGCGCTCGGGCACGCGATCGCCCAGCACCCGCAGTTCGACGGCCGACATCAGATCGCCCACCTGGATGTGGTCGACCCGCAGGATATTCCGCGATTCGGCCGGCTCGGCGTGATCGCCAACATCCAGGCCCTGTGGGCTCGCCGTGACAAGGAGATCGTCGAGCGCAAGCTGCCGCTGCTCGGACCGGACCGTGAGCTC
Proteins encoded:
- a CDS encoding amidohydrolase; translated protein: MIADRIFTNAAVFDAAGADTVTVHGNSIVGVGRGVDRDMIGKHTEITDLGGASLLPGFVDAHAHPVAAGMSALRCDLSGLAHDRQSYLAAIAEYAAANPDEAVIAGAGWYGDAFPGGFPTRQDIDSVAADRPVILTSHDYHGAWVNTRALELAGITSDTADPAGGRIIRDHDGEPTGVLLDRGGDAVNALIPEVTPEFMRRALLEAQRRLHSVGVTGWQDAAVGAEFFGLKDNFATYVDADEAGELTARVVGALWWEAERGAEQLGELCARRDRTGHSRFTATMVKVMQDGICENCTAAMLAPYRAVAGHDTGESFIDPEDLHKVTALLAGERFGVHMHAVGDRAVRECLDALGHAIAQHPQFDGRHQIAHLDVVDPQDIPRFGRLGVIANIQALWARRDKEIVERKLPLLGPDRELWHFPFGSIQRHGGTLAMGSDWPVTDPNPLWAIHTAVHRTGTHADPHAIGDGVFDTPLQAQEGISLQSAIHAYTAGSAYANGQDRTGRIAAGMLADLVVLDQDITTATDVGMVQVVQTIVGGDTVFVRD